The DNA segment TTTATTTCGTTATCTTCCAATGGCCATACTACATGCAACATCCGATTGAAATTCCGATGATTTGGCGCGGCGGTATAGCGATACATGGCGGTTTAATTGGTGGCTTTATTACAGGTGTAATCATGTGTAAGAAAAAGAATTTAAACCCATTACAAATTGGTGATGTCATTGCACCAAGTTTAATTCTAGGTCAAGGTATAGGGAGATGGGGGAACTTTATGAACCACGAAGCACATGGTGGTGAAGTTTCTAAACACGTATTAGAAAATATGCATCTTCCGAATTTCATCATTAAGAATATGTACATAGATGGACATTATTACCAACCAACATTTTTATATGAATCCATTTGGGATTTTTGTGGATTTGTCATATTATTATTTATCAGAAAGCACTTACGTGTTGGAGATACGATTTGTTTATATCTTATATGGTATTCATTAGGCAGATTTTTCGTAGAAGGCTTACGAACTGATAGTCTTATGCTATTTGGACAAATCAGAATAGCCCAATTAATGTCTATTATTTTAATCATCATAGGTATTACTGTCATCGTTCTTCGTAGAGTTAGATATAAAGCACCGCGTTATAAAGATGCAGGCGCTTTAACTTGGCCTGAAAAAGGACTGTAATAAGGAGTAACGAGATGAGAAACTTAAAAAAGATAGTTGTTAAGACTAAAAACCCGCTCTGGCATATGTACCAATATGTTAACGGGTTAAAAGTTTTTAAAAATACATTTATTGTCGAGTTATGTAGATATTTACCCGATGTACGAATAAAGCATTGGTTATATCGCCACGTTTTAAACATGAAGGTAGGTCAACATTCAGCCTTTGCATATAAAGTTGTACCTGATATACTAAATCCCAGTCTCATACACGTTGGAGAAAATTGTGTTATAGGTTATAATACAACAATATTAACGCATGAATTTTTAGTGGATGAATATCGCACAGGTGAAGTGTATATTGGTGACAATACTTTAATCGGTGCCAATGTGACGATATTGCCTGGTGTTACAATAGGTTCTAATGTGAAAGTAGGCGCCGGCACAGTTGTTTCAAAGAGTATTCCTGATTCAGCATTTGCATATGGCAATCCCATGCAAATTAAGTAATAGAGGAGGTGAGCATGGATGGCACGCAATAACAATATTATACCTATGACGTTAGACAGTCAGTTTTATAAAAAAATGGGTGAACAAAAGTTTTCGCAACAAAACTATAAAAAAGCAGCTGAGTATTATGCCAAAGTGCTTGATATGTCACCTCAAGATTTTGATATTAAAGTTAAATATGCTGAGTCTCTGACCCACATAGGCATGAGTAACCAAGCTGAGCATTTATTCTATGAAAATATCGCGGCTGGAACGATGATTCCTGAAAGTTATTACCAATTAAGTCAGTTAAATATTACGCTTAATGATCCGAATAAATCTTTTTTATTTGGTATGAATTACGTCATATTGACGGATGATGAAGATTATAAAACTGAACTTGAAGAGATGTTTGAGGTCTCATATTCATCTAACAACGATATTAAAATAGAAAGTCAGTTATTTGTCGCGCAGGTTATCTTCCAATTT comes from the Staphylococcus hsinchuensis genome and includes:
- the lgt gene encoding prolipoprotein diacylglyceryl transferase yields the protein MILNYIDPVAIQLGPISVRWYGIIIGIGILIGYFIAQSSLVRLGHDKEKLVDIIFWSAFFGFIVARIYFVIFQWPYYMQHPIEIPMIWRGGIAIHGGLIGGFITGVIMCKKKNLNPLQIGDVIAPSLILGQGIGRWGNFMNHEAHGGEVSKHVLENMHLPNFIIKNMYIDGHYYQPTFLYESIWDFCGFVILLFIRKHLRVGDTICLYLIWYSLGRFFVEGLRTDSLMLFGQIRIAQLMSIILIIIGITVIVLRRVRYKAPRYKDAGALTWPEKGL
- a CDS encoding acyltransferase — its product is MRNLKKIVVKTKNPLWHMYQYVNGLKVFKNTFIVELCRYLPDVRIKHWLYRHVLNMKVGQHSAFAYKVVPDILNPSLIHVGENCVIGYNTTILTHEFLVDEYRTGEVYIGDNTLIGANVTILPGVTIGSNVKVGAGTVVSKSIPDSAFAYGNPMQIK